A genomic segment from Streptomyces sp. NBC_01233 encodes:
- a CDS encoding sodium-translocating pyrophosphatase has protein sequence MTGLFTPIAPDRTTDLASAVLTDDNRLIVIVIAAVALAALVVAQILVRQVLAADEGTDSMKEIAAAVQEGANAYLGRQLRTLGVFAVVVFFLLFLLPADDWTQRAGRSAFFLVGALFSAATGYIGMRLAVRANVRVAAAAREATPAEGEPAKDLTEVSHKAMKIAFRTGGVVGMFTVGLGLFGASCVVLVYAADAPKVLEGFGLGAALIAMFMRVGGGIFTKAADVGADLVGKVEQGIPEDDPRNAATIADNVGDNVGDCAGMAADLFESYAVTLVAALILGKAAFGDLGLAFPLIVPAIGVVTAMIGIFAVSPRRTDRSGMTAINRGFFISAVISLVLVAIAVYAYLPATYKELVGVEDPAISNHPGDPRILAVVAVAIGIVLAALIQQLTGYFTETNRRPVRDIGKSSLTGAATVVLAGISVGLESAVYTALLIGLGVYGAFLLGGTSIMLALFAVALAGTGLLTTVGVIVAMDTFGPVSDNAQGIAEMSGDVEGAGAQVLTDLDAVGNTTKAITKGIAIATAVLAAAALFGSYNDAIATAVREVGAKAGEMNLSLDIAQPNNLVGLILGAAVVFLFSGLAINAVSRSAGAVVYEVRRQFREHPGIMDYSEKPEYGRVVDICTKDALRELATPGLLAVLTPIAVGFSLGVGALGSFLAGAIGTGTLMAVFLANSGGAWDNAKKLVEDGHHGGKGSEAHAAVVIGDTVGDPFKDTAGPAINPLLKVMNLVALLIAPAVVQFSYGPDTNPTVRAIVAVVAIAVIVGAVYVSKRRGIAVGDETEGGAAERVAQPADPATVS, from the coding sequence ATGACGGGGCTCTTCACCCCTATCGCGCCGGATCGCACCACGGATCTGGCATCCGCAGTACTCACCGATGACAATCGGCTCATCGTGATCGTCATTGCGGCCGTGGCACTCGCCGCACTCGTCGTCGCGCAGATCCTGGTCCGCCAGGTCCTCGCGGCCGACGAGGGAACCGACAGCATGAAGGAGATCGCCGCGGCCGTCCAGGAAGGCGCCAACGCCTACCTCGGCCGGCAGCTGCGCACCCTCGGCGTCTTCGCCGTCGTGGTCTTCTTCCTGCTCTTCCTGCTCCCCGCAGACGACTGGACGCAGCGGGCGGGACGTTCCGCCTTCTTCCTCGTGGGCGCCCTCTTCTCGGCGGCCACCGGCTACATCGGCATGCGCCTCGCGGTCCGCGCCAACGTCCGCGTCGCCGCCGCCGCACGCGAAGCCACCCCCGCCGAGGGAGAGCCCGCCAAGGACCTGACCGAGGTCTCCCACAAGGCGATGAAGATCGCCTTCCGCACGGGCGGCGTGGTCGGCATGTTCACCGTCGGCCTCGGCCTCTTCGGCGCCTCCTGCGTCGTGCTGGTCTACGCCGCCGACGCCCCCAAGGTCCTGGAGGGCTTCGGCCTCGGCGCCGCCCTGATCGCGATGTTCATGCGCGTGGGCGGCGGCATCTTCACCAAGGCCGCCGACGTCGGCGCCGACCTGGTCGGCAAGGTCGAGCAGGGCATTCCGGAGGACGACCCGCGCAATGCCGCGACCATCGCCGACAACGTGGGCGACAACGTCGGAGACTGCGCCGGAATGGCGGCGGACCTCTTCGAGTCCTACGCCGTCACCCTGGTGGCCGCGCTCATCCTCGGCAAGGCCGCCTTCGGCGACCTGGGCCTCGCCTTCCCGCTGATCGTCCCCGCGATCGGCGTCGTCACCGCGATGATCGGCATCTTCGCGGTCTCCCCGCGGCGCACCGACCGCAGCGGCATGACCGCCATCAACCGCGGCTTCTTCATCTCCGCCGTGATCTCCCTGGTGCTGGTCGCGATCGCCGTCTACGCCTACCTGCCGGCCACCTACAAGGAGCTCGTCGGCGTCGAGGACCCGGCGATCTCCAACCACCCCGGCGACCCGCGGATCCTGGCGGTCGTCGCCGTCGCCATCGGCATCGTGCTGGCGGCCCTGATCCAGCAGCTGACCGGCTACTTCACCGAGACCAACCGCCGTCCCGTCCGGGACATCGGCAAGTCCTCCCTGACCGGCGCGGCCACCGTCGTCCTCGCCGGCATCTCGGTCGGCCTGGAGTCCGCCGTCTACACGGCGCTGCTCATCGGTCTCGGCGTCTACGGCGCGTTCCTGCTCGGCGGTACGTCGATCATGCTCGCGCTCTTCGCGGTGGCCCTGGCCGGCACCGGCCTGCTCACCACCGTCGGCGTCATCGTCGCCATGGACACCTTCGGGCCCGTCTCCGACAACGCCCAGGGCATCGCCGAGATGTCCGGCGACGTCGAAGGAGCCGGTGCGCAGGTCCTGACCGACCTCGACGCCGTGGGCAACACCACGAAGGCCATCACGAAGGGCATCGCGATCGCCACGGCCGTGCTCGCCGCGGCCGCGCTCTTCGGCTCGTACAACGACGCGATCGCCACCGCGGTCAGGGAAGTCGGTGCCAAGGCCGGGGAGATGAACCTCAGCCTGGACATCGCACAGCCCAACAACCTGGTCGGGCTGATCCTGGGCGCGGCGGTCGTGTTCCTGTTCTCCGGCCTCGCCATCAACGCGGTCTCCCGCTCCGCGGGCGCCGTGGTCTACGAGGTGCGCCGCCAGTTCCGCGAGCACCCCGGGATCATGGACTACAGCGAGAAGCCCGAGTACGGGCGCGTCGTCGACATCTGCACCAAGGACGCGCTGCGCGAGCTCGCCACGCCCGGCCTGCTCGCCGTCCTCACCCCGATCGCCGTCGGCTTCTCCCTCGGCGTGGGCGCGCTCGGCTCCTTCCTCGCCGGCGCCATCGGCACGGGCACGCTGATGGCGGTCTTCCTCGCCAATTCCGGTGGCGCGTGGGACAACGCGAAGAAGCTCGTCGAGGACGGCCACCACGGCGGCAAGGGCAGCGAGGCCCACGCCGCGGTCGTCATCGGCGACACGGTCGGTGACCCGTTCAAGGACACCGCCGGTCCCGCGATCAACCCGCTGCTCAAGGTCATGAACCTGGTGGCGCTGCTGATCGCCCCGGCCGTCGTGCAGTTCAGCTACGGCCCGGACACCAACCCGACCGTGCGGGCGATCGTCGCGGTCGTCGCGATCGCCGTCATCGTCGGCGCGGTGTACGTCTCCAAGCGTCGCGGCATCGCCGTCGGCGACGAGACCGAGGGCGGAGCCGCCGAGCGGGTGGCCCAGCCGGCCGACCCCGCGACGGTCTCCTGA
- a CDS encoding small secreted protein has product MNKKLAAALSGGAVLMLVLSGCGGDDGDEKANAWAKKVCDQWQAELKKIETANADIKRVATESSKPDEVKQTDAAAFATMSESYKTMGAALQSAGVPPVKDGAATQEAAAKGFEATAKGYADLKAKMDALDPQDQTKFADGLKEVAGGLQEATKGGQDALATLNAGGLDKAINGQKGCQVAAASASPK; this is encoded by the coding sequence GTGAACAAGAAGCTTGCGGCCGCGTTGTCGGGCGGTGCGGTGCTGATGCTCGTCCTGTCCGGCTGCGGCGGGGACGACGGCGACGAGAAGGCCAACGCATGGGCCAAGAAGGTCTGCGACCAGTGGCAGGCCGAACTCAAGAAGATCGAGACAGCCAACGCCGACATCAAGCGTGTGGCGACGGAGAGCAGTAAGCCCGACGAGGTCAAGCAGACGGACGCGGCGGCGTTCGCGACCATGTCGGAGTCGTACAAGACCATGGGGGCCGCCCTGCAGTCGGCGGGGGTTCCGCCGGTCAAGGACGGCGCGGCGACCCAGGAGGCGGCTGCCAAGGGCTTCGAGGCGACAGCCAAGGGCTACGCCGACCTGAAGGCGAAGATGGACGCCCTCGACCCGCAGGACCAGACGAAGTTCGCCGACGGCCTCAAGGAGGTCGCGGGCGGTCTCCAGGAGGCGACGAAGGGCGGTCAGGACGCGCTCGCCACGCTCAACGCGGGAGGCCTGGACAAGGCGATCAACGGCCAGAAGGGCTGCCAGGTCGCGGCGGCCTCGGCCTCGCCCAAGTAG
- a CDS encoding DUF7059 domain-containing protein, whose amino-acid sequence MSTTSLPTSDHAAELRSALLAAGFTADGLLDLLGAPAYAALARSETVPALRATRGRGDGPLASLVRLFLLQQPEAYVHAAAALPVDVALADGWLRMEGDEVHATVDVRPYGGPDGEDWFIVSDLGCAVGGAGGIGSREQGVVLGVGGASTTLAGITVRTPVGSALDVGTGSGIQALHASRHATRVTATDVNPRALDFTRLTLALSGAPEAELLTGSLFEPVGEATYDLIVSNPPFVISPGARLTYRDGGMGGDDLCRTLVQEAGARLNPGGYAQFLGNWQHVEGEDWRDRLRSWVPRGCDAWIVQRDVQDVTQYAELWLRDAGDHRSDPGEYARRYEDWLDEFEARKTRSVGFGWITLRRSDAAEPSIVVEEWPHTVEQPLGESVLAHFARQDYLREHDDAALLEAYFVLAEEVVQEQVGAPGAEDPEHVVLRQNRGMRRATKVDTVGAGFAGVCDGSLTAGRILDAIAQLVQEDPVVLRDRTPEAIRVLVEQGFLEPAQGPAQ is encoded by the coding sequence GTGAGTACCACCAGCCTTCCCACGTCCGACCACGCCGCCGAACTCCGCAGCGCCCTGCTGGCCGCCGGCTTCACCGCCGACGGGCTGCTCGACCTGCTCGGCGCCCCCGCCTACGCCGCGCTGGCCCGCAGCGAGACGGTCCCCGCCCTGCGCGCCACCCGTGGCCGCGGCGACGGCCCGCTCGCGAGCCTGGTCCGGCTGTTCCTCCTCCAGCAGCCCGAGGCGTACGTGCACGCCGCGGCCGCGCTGCCCGTCGACGTGGCCCTGGCCGACGGCTGGCTCCGGATGGAGGGCGACGAGGTGCACGCCACCGTCGACGTACGTCCGTACGGCGGCCCGGACGGCGAGGACTGGTTCATCGTGTCCGACCTCGGCTGCGCCGTCGGCGGGGCCGGCGGGATCGGCAGCCGCGAGCAGGGCGTGGTCCTCGGCGTCGGCGGTGCCTCCACCACCCTGGCCGGGATCACCGTCCGCACCCCGGTCGGCTCCGCCCTCGACGTCGGCACCGGATCGGGCATCCAGGCGCTGCACGCCTCCCGGCACGCCACCCGGGTCACCGCCACCGACGTCAACCCCCGGGCCCTGGACTTCACCCGTCTGACGCTCGCCCTGTCCGGCGCCCCGGAGGCCGAGCTGCTCACCGGGTCCCTCTTCGAACCGGTGGGCGAGGCGACGTACGACCTGATCGTGTCGAACCCGCCGTTCGTGATCTCCCCCGGCGCCCGGCTGACGTACCGGGACGGCGGCATGGGCGGCGACGACCTGTGCCGGACCCTGGTCCAGGAGGCCGGAGCACGGCTCAACCCGGGCGGGTACGCGCAGTTCCTCGGCAACTGGCAGCACGTGGAGGGCGAGGACTGGCGCGACCGGCTGCGCTCCTGGGTGCCGCGCGGCTGCGACGCCTGGATCGTGCAGCGTGACGTGCAGGACGTGACGCAGTACGCGGAGCTGTGGCTGCGCGACGCGGGCGACCACCGGAGCGACCCCGGGGAGTACGCGCGGCGGTACGAGGACTGGCTGGACGAGTTCGAGGCCCGCAAGACCAGGTCCGTCGGCTTCGGCTGGATCACCTTGCGCCGGTCGGACGCCGCCGAGCCCTCGATCGTGGTCGAGGAGTGGCCGCACACGGTGGAGCAGCCGCTCGGCGAGTCGGTGCTCGCCCACTTCGCCCGCCAGGACTACCTGCGGGAGCACGACGACGCCGCCCTTCTGGAGGCCTACTTCGTGCTGGCCGAGGAAGTCGTGCAGGAGCAGGTCGGCGCGCCCGGCGCGGAGGACCCGGAGCACGTCGTGCTCCGGCAGAACCGCGGGATGCGGCGCGCCACCAAGGTCGACACGGTCGGCGCGGGCTTCGCCGGAGTGTGTGACGGCTCACTGACCGCGGGCCGGATCCTGGACGCGATCGCACAGCTGGTGCAGGAGGACCCGGTGGTGCTGCGGGACCGGACTCCGGAGGCGATCCGGGTGCTGGTCGAGCAGGGCTTCCTGGAGCCTGCGCAGGGTCCCGCGCAGTAG
- the topA gene encoding type I DNA topoisomerase — protein MSPTSETAKGGRRLVIVESPAKAKTIKGYLGPGYVVEASVGHIRDLPNGAAEVPDKYTGEVRRLGVDVEHDFAPIYVVNADKKAQVRKLKELLAESDELFLATDEDREGEAIAWHLQEVLKPKVPVHRMVFHEITKDAIRDAVANPRELNQRMVDAQETRRILDRLYGYEVSPVLWKKVMPRLSAGRVQSVATRLVVERERERIAFRSAEYWDLTGTFSTGRAGDASDPSTLVARLNTVDGKRVAQGRDFGSNGQLKSEVLHLDEGGARALAAALADTSFAVRSVESKPYRRSPYAPFRTTTLQQEASRKLGFGAKATMQVAQKLYENGFITYMRTDSTTLSDTAVSAARAQVTQLYGADYLPEKPRVYAGKVKNAQEAHEAIRPSGDRFRTPAETGLTGDQFRLYELIWKRTVASQMKDAVGNSVTVKIGGRASDGRDAEFSASGKTITFHGFMKAYVEGADDPNAELDDREKRLPQVAEGDALAAEEITADGHSTKPPARYTEASLVKELEEREIGRPSTYASIIGTILDRGYVFKKGTALVPSFLSFAVVNLLETHFGRLVDYDFTAKMEDDLDRIARGEAQSVPWLKRFYFGSEDATEVVPADGDHLGGLKELVTDLGAIDAREISSFPVGEGIVLRVGRYGPYVERGEKDAEGHQRADVPDDMAPDELTVEYAEELFAKPSGEFELGKDPVSGNQIVAKDGRYGPYVTEILPEGTPKTGKNAVKPRTASLFQSMSLDTVTLDDALKLMSLPRVVGADAEGVEITAQNGRYGPYLKKGTDSRSLETEDQLFSITLDEALAIYAQPKQRGRAAAKPPLKELGTDPVSEKPVVVKDGRFGPYVTDGETNATLRRDDDVETITPERGYELLAEKRAKGPAKKTAKKAPAKKAPAKKATATKTAAAKKATAAKKTTAKKTVAKKTVAKKTAAAPADE, from the coding sequence TTGTCCCCGACTAGCGAGACCGCAAAGGGCGGCCGCCGACTCGTCATCGTCGAGTCCCCAGCCAAGGCGAAGACGATCAAGGGCTACCTCGGCCCGGGATACGTCGTCGAGGCGAGCGTCGGGCACATCCGCGACCTCCCGAACGGCGCGGCCGAGGTTCCCGACAAGTACACCGGCGAGGTCCGCCGTCTCGGCGTGGACGTCGAGCACGACTTCGCGCCCATCTACGTCGTCAACGCCGACAAGAAGGCCCAGGTCAGGAAGCTCAAGGAGCTGCTGGCCGAGTCCGACGAACTCTTCCTCGCCACCGATGAGGACCGCGAGGGCGAAGCCATCGCGTGGCACCTGCAGGAAGTCCTCAAGCCGAAGGTCCCCGTCCACCGGATGGTCTTCCACGAGATCACCAAGGACGCGATCCGCGACGCCGTCGCCAACCCGCGCGAGCTGAACCAGCGCATGGTGGACGCCCAGGAGACCCGGCGCATCCTCGACCGCCTCTACGGCTACGAGGTCTCGCCGGTCCTGTGGAAGAAGGTCATGCCGCGGCTGTCGGCCGGCCGCGTCCAGTCCGTGGCCACCCGCCTCGTCGTCGAGCGGGAGCGCGAGCGCATCGCCTTCCGCTCCGCCGAGTACTGGGACCTGACCGGAACCTTCTCCACCGGGCGTGCCGGTGACGCCTCCGACCCCTCGACGCTGGTCGCCCGCCTGAACACGGTGGACGGCAAGCGCGTCGCGCAGGGCCGCGACTTCGGCTCGAACGGGCAGCTCAAGAGCGAGGTGCTGCACCTCGACGAGGGAGGCGCCCGGGCGCTCGCCGCCGCGCTGGCGGACACCTCGTTCGCCGTCCGCTCGGTCGAGTCCAAGCCGTACCGCCGTTCCCCGTACGCCCCCTTCCGCACGACGACGCTCCAGCAGGAGGCCTCGCGCAAGCTGGGCTTCGGTGCGAAGGCGACGATGCAGGTGGCGCAGAAGCTGTACGAGAACGGCTTCATCACCTACATGCGTACCGACTCCACCACGCTGTCCGACACCGCGGTGTCGGCGGCGCGGGCGCAGGTCACCCAGCTCTACGGGGCCGACTACCTGCCGGAGAAGCCGCGCGTCTACGCCGGCAAGGTCAAGAACGCGCAGGAGGCGCACGAGGCGATCCGGCCGTCGGGTGATCGTTTCCGCACGCCGGCCGAGACGGGTCTGACCGGCGACCAGTTCCGCCTGTACGAGCTGATCTGGAAGCGGACCGTCGCCTCCCAGATGAAGGACGCGGTCGGCAACAGCGTCACCGTGAAGATCGGCGGCCGCGCCTCGGACGGGCGCGACGCCGAGTTCTCCGCCTCCGGCAAGACGATCACCTTCCACGGCTTCATGAAGGCGTACGTCGAGGGCGCGGACGACCCGAACGCCGAGCTCGACGACCGCGAGAAGCGGCTGCCGCAGGTCGCGGAGGGCGACGCGCTCGCCGCCGAGGAGATCACGGCGGACGGGCACTCGACCAAGCCGCCGGCCCGCTACACCGAGGCCTCGCTGGTCAAGGAGCTCGAAGAGCGCGAGATCGGCCGCCCGTCGACGTACGCGTCGATCATCGGCACGATCCTCGACCGCGGCTACGTCTTCAAGAAGGGCACGGCGCTCGTGCCGTCCTTCCTGTCGTTCGCCGTGGTGAACCTGCTGGAGACGCACTTCGGCCGGCTCGTCGACTACGACTTCACCGCGAAGATGGAGGACGACCTCGACCGCATCGCGCGGGGCGAGGCCCAGTCCGTGCCGTGGCTGAAGCGGTTCTACTTCGGCTCGGAGGACGCGACCGAGGTCGTTCCGGCCGACGGGGACCACCTCGGCGGTCTGAAGGAGCTGGTCACGGACCTGGGCGCGATCGACGCCCGGGAGATCTCCTCCTTCCCGGTCGGCGAGGGCATCGTGCTGCGGGTCGGCCGCTACGGGCCGTACGTGGAGCGGGGCGAGAAGGACGCGGAGGGCCACCAGCGGGCCGACGTACCGGACGACATGGCTCCGGACGAGCTGACGGTCGAGTACGCGGAGGAGCTGTTCGCCAAGCCGAGCGGCGAGTTCGAGCTCGGCAAGGACCCGGTCAGCGGGAACCAGATCGTCGCCAAGGACGGCCGCTACGGGCCGTACGTGACGGAGATCCTGCCCGAGGGCACGCCGAAGACGGGCAAGAACGCGGTCAAGCCGCGCACGGCCTCGCTCTTCCAGTCGATGTCCCTGGACACGGTGACCCTGGACGACGCGCTGAAGCTGATGTCGCTGCCGCGCGTGGTCGGCGCGGACGCGGAGGGCGTGGAGATCACGGCCCAGAACGGTCGCTACGGCCCGTACCTGAAGAAGGGCACGGACTCGCGGTCCCTGGAGACCGAGGACCAGCTCTTCTCGATCACGCTCGACGAGGCGCTCGCGATCTACGCGCAGCCGAAGCAGCGGGGCCGCGCCGCGGCCAAGCCGCCGCTGAAGGAACTGGGCACGGACCCGGTGAGCGAGAAGCCGGTGGTCGTCAAGGACGGCCGCTTCGGGCCGTACGTCACGGACGGCGAGACGAACGCGACGCTGCGGCGTGACGACGACGTCGAGACGATCACGCCGGAGCGGGGCTACGAGCTGCTCGCGGAGAAGCGCGCGAAGGGCCCGGCCAAGAAGACGGCGAAGAAGGCCCCCGCCAAGAAGGCCCCGGCGAAGAAGGCGACGGCGACCAAGACCGCTGCCGCGAAGAAGGCGACGGCGGCCAAGAAGACGACCGCCAAGAAGACGGTGGCGAAGAAGACGGTGGCCAAGAAGACGGCCGCGGCCCCCGCGGACGAGTAG